One genomic window of Acidimicrobiia bacterium includes the following:
- a CDS encoding EutN/CcmL family microcompartment protein, with amino-acid sequence MQLADVIGTVVATEKSEGLEGVRFLILQPLDRSGEPSGDPVVAADALFTAGVGERVYFVSSREAAVALPEQFVPVDHAVVGIVDEVEIR; translated from the coding sequence ATGCAACTGGCTGACGTCATCGGGACCGTGGTGGCGACGGAGAAGTCCGAGGGCTTGGAGGGGGTTCGATTCCTGATCCTCCAGCCCCTGGACCGATCTGGGGAGCCGAGCGGCGATCCGGTGGTGGCCGCCGATGCCCTGTTCACCGCCGGGGTCGGCGAACGGGTGTACTTCGTGTCGAGCCGGGAGGCCGCGGTGGCGCTGCCCGAGCAGTTCGTTCCCGTCGACCACGCCGTGGTCGGCATCGTCGACGAGGTGGAGATCCGGTGA
- a CDS encoding EutN/CcmL family microcompartment protein — MKLGRISGTVVSTIQHPTLDGHQLRVVDLLDVSGVPTGGYVIAVDAIGASHGQTVLVLDEGSSARQVMADANAPVRAIVVGIVDEVRVDGTDFDVT; from the coding sequence GTGAAGCTCGGACGCATCAGCGGGACCGTGGTGTCCACCATCCAGCATCCGACCCTCGACGGACATCAGCTGCGCGTGGTCGATCTCCTCGACGTATCGGGTGTTCCGACCGGCGGGTATGTGATCGCCGTCGACGCGATCGGCGCCAGCCACGGTCAGACCGTTCTGGTGCTCGACGAGGGCTCCTCGGCGCGACAAGTCATGGCCGACGCCAACGCTCCGGTGAGGGCCATCGTGGTCGGGATCGTCGACGAGGTCCGGGTGGACGGGACCGACTTCGACGTCACCTGA
- the pgl gene encoding 6-phosphogluconolactonase encodes MHVRIFSTLEALAEAAADEVEGWLGLDGNGHTLGLAGGTTPRRAYELLADRDLPWQEVAAWMTDERHVPTDHPDSNAGMARRALFDRIPARLLEVPWREDASEAADEYETMLGSVLRSVGGRLEPGMVILGMGSDGHTASLFPGSDALDVTDRDFVATLVPDKGWRLTATLGLLTRARRTLFLAAGEEKASAVAEVLSGGSDLPAARVTARARDVVWLIDTGAARLLDNA; translated from the coding sequence ATGCATGTTCGCATCTTCAGCACCCTGGAGGCTCTCGCCGAGGCGGCGGCCGACGAAGTGGAGGGGTGGCTCGGCCTCGATGGCAACGGCCACACTCTCGGACTCGCCGGCGGCACCACCCCACGGCGCGCCTACGAGCTGCTCGCCGACCGCGATCTCCCGTGGCAGGAAGTCGCCGCCTGGATGACCGACGAGCGGCATGTCCCGACCGACCATCCCGACAGCAACGCCGGCATGGCCCGACGGGCGCTGTTCGATCGGATACCGGCGCGGCTACTCGAGGTTCCGTGGCGTGAAGACGCCAGCGAAGCAGCCGACGAATACGAGACGATGCTCGGCAGCGTCCTGAGGAGTGTCGGCGGACGGCTCGAACCGGGCATGGTGATCCTCGGCATGGGATCCGACGGTCACACGGCGTCGCTGTTCCCGGGGAGCGACGCCCTCGACGTCACCGACCGTGACTTCGTCGCCACACTGGTACCCGACAAGGGCTGGCGTCTCACCGCCACCCTCGGTCTCCTCACCCGAGCGCGACGGACCCTGTTCCTCGCCGCCGGAGAGGAGAAGGCATCAGCGGTCGCCGAAGTCCTGAGCGGTGGGAGCGACCTCCCCGCCGCAAGGGTGACCGCGCGAGCTCGCGACGTGGTGTGGCTCATAGACACGGGGGCCGCCCGGCTGCTGGACAACGCTTAA